The DNA sequence GCCACGTCGCGAAGGCCTTCAGCCCTCGTCCGCTACGTACGGAGCGGTAGGGCGCGCTCGCCGACTCGTCCGCCGTAGCGCGGAGCGCGAAGGCGTGAGCGCGCCGTAGGGACGCCTCGGCGAGGCGTCCCTACCATCACGACGCCCCCTCGGGCGACGGCGTGGCCTGATACACCTTGCGAAGCCGCTCGACGGCCTGCTCGGCCTGACTGTTCGCGTCCTGATTGAACTCTCGCGTGAGCGCCTGCGCCTGCTCGATCAGCTTTGCTGCCTGATCGAGGTTGGGAATCTGATCACGCGAGCCGCGGCGCTGCAGCAGCGGACGCGCGCCAGCAATATAGTGCTTGGCCTGGTCGAGCTGCTGGCTCGCGTCCCCGAAATTCTTCGTGTAGACGCTGACCCGCGCATCGAGGACCAGCGCGGTCGCCTGAGAGAGATGTAGGCGCAGCAGCGCGCGATCGCGCTGTTGCTCGAACGTGGATGCTCCCCACCAACCGTAGAGATACCCAGCCAGGAGGGCGAGGACCAGCCCGCCCGTGATCCAGAGGGCCCATTTGAGTTTTGCCATGGCAGTGTCCAGTCATAGAACCAGAGCCACCTGCAAGTCGCCGACGTTGGTATCCGTCGGTCCCGTTCGCACGAGATCGTCGAGCCGTTCGAAGAAATGATACGCGTCGTTCGCCTCGAGCGCATGCGACGGCACGAAACCCAGGCGCGCGGCGCGCACGGCCGTGGTGGGATCGACAATGGCGCCCGCGGCATCCGTGGGTCCGTCGATGCCATCCGTGCCCACGCTCGCCAGCCACACCGGACGCGGCGCCGTGGCGACCGCCTCCGCGAGCGCGAGCGCCAGCTCTTGGTTTCGACCGCCCTTGCCCGAGCCGCGCACCTGAACCGTGGTCTCTCCGGACGAGATGATGCAGCATGGCCCGTCTCGCTCCGCACGATACGCCAGCGCCCGCGCCAGGAGATCAGGTGCGACCTCTCTAGCTTCGCCTGTCACCGCCGCCTCCGTCACGTGCACCTGGTAGCCACAGCGCTCAGCCTCACGCTGCGCTCCGTCCATTGCCGAGCGGCGGCTCCCAATGACGAGATAGCCACCGTTTGCCAGCCGCCGATCGCCCGGCTTGGGCGTCTCTTCCACCTCACCGCGCGCGCCTCGCTCGAGCAGCAGGCGCACGATCGGCGGCAGCGCGTCTCCCACACCGAGCTCCGCCACGGCCGCGAGCGCCTGGCGGAACGTGCTCGGGTCGGGCACCGTGGGGCCGGACCCGATGACGCTCGGATCATCCTCGACTGGCCCGACGACATCGGAGATCGCCAACGTGAAGGTCGGCGCCGCGCTCGCCGCCGCCAGACGTCCTCCCTTGATCGCCGACAGATGCTTGCGCACACAATTCAAATCATGGATGGCAGCACCGGCGCGCAGTAACGCGGTCGTCGCCGCCTGCTTGTCGTCGAGCGTGATCGACAGATGCGGCACCGCCAGCAGCGCCGACGCGCCACCCGAGAGCAACACGAGCAGTTGTGCGTCGACCGGGGTCAGGGCCGCGAGCTGCAACGCACGGTGACCACCGCGAACGCTGCCAGGCGTCGGCACCGGATGTCCCGCGTTGACCCAGGCGACCCGATCCGGCAACGGCGTGCGTCCGTGCGCGCTGACCACCACACCGCCCGTACAAGCCGCGCCCGCCCGGTCGAGGTATGACGAAGTCATCGCCGCTGCAGCCTTGCCGGCGGCAATCAACGTTGTCGAGCGCGCGAGGTCGAAGCCTGGAAGTCTCGCGGTCGCGATCGCGCTCTCCACGAGGGGGTGGGCACTCGCAGCCGCAATCGCCGCGTCTACGATAGCGGCGAGATCGCTCCGCGCACGTGGACTCGAGTTAGTCGTCAGTGCAGGTTCGCGTGAGAGGCAAAGGTGGAAAGGCGGGTCACGTGATCGAATTGATGTAGGATGCAGCTCACGACATGATCCGCCTCACCGCTCCTGCATAAGTCTTCCAAGCAGCCATCGAGACGCGTCAGCGCTGCCTCGAGGCAACACATCGCATCCTCCGAATAACACTGCTGGCGAAGGCAACGATGGTGCTTCAAGAGCTCTTCACGATAGAACTCGATGCAGATTGGAGGGAGGCACGAACTCGACGCTCGACGTTTCGAGTTCGGGGTACGATGTTCCAAGTTGGGGGCTCTAAGGTCGCTCGGGCAGTCTGACACGCGTGACTCCATGCAGCAACGGCTGTCCTTGTGACCGTTCCTAACTGTAAACACCCTGTGTTCGGCCTGTCAACCGTGGGAGCGTCGCACAGGGACATGGATCGACGCGCTTCCATCGATCCGTTCGTCCCCGTTCATCGACGCTCCACCTCATCTGTTACTCTCGGTCCGTGCGTAATTGTCCAGCTCCAATCGCAGCGCCCCAAAGCCAGCGCGAACCTCCGCGAGGATTGGCAGCCGCCGCGCGTCTCCAGATAGCCAGACGCGAATCTCCGGCGGCTGGCGCGTTTCCACACGCCGCTGCAGTCCCGCCTCGATCCGAAGTGCCTCGACCTGCTTGCCCTGCACGTTGACCGACTCCACTCTCCTGCCCAACACCTCGAGCACCATCGTCCGGCCCATGTCGGTGATCGGGACGCGCACGCGCTGACCTGACGCCAGCTCCAACGTGCGCACGTAAAAGAAGACCGCCAACGGATCGCGGACGTCTTTCGCCACGCGGAACGACATCTCGCGCTCCACTCCCCCTGCCCTCGGCCGCAGCATCGTTGCCGTCTGTTTCTCTCGCTCGTAGTGGATCAGGAGATCGACGGTGCGGCGTCCCTCGCGCAGATGTCGCTCGTGCAGCAGCGGGAACAAGGCGCCGTCCGTCCAGGTCGCGAACTGGTCGCGCGCCTCGAAGAAGCGAGCGACCCAAGGCGCCGTCGCTGCCGTCACAACGAACCGGTAGTGCGCCCCGCCGGCGAGCGGCTGCACACCGGGTGTCTGGGCAGGTGTGCCGCCGGGCTGTACTTCGAATGTCGCACGGCCAGCCGGGAGCGATGTGCCGGCGCTGACCCACAGCACACGGTACGTCGCACGCTCGCCGACTTCGAAAGGTATAGGGCCAGCGGGCGGCGGCGGTGGAACCGCTGCCGGGCCCAAGCGCGCCTCCAACTCACTGCTCTCTGCGAGCTCATAGATGCGCGTCTCGGGCCCGAGCGTCGGATCTCTCACGCGTGCTCGCTCGACGAGCGGCCACGCCGTTGTGTCCACGGCGCGGTTGGTCACGACAAAGCGTACGTCCAGCTCATCGAGGGTCCAGAGCGCATCGGACGACGGAAAACCCGCCAGGGCGTCCGACAGCGCCGAGTAGAACATGGGCCGCTGACCGCTGTAGCCGTTGACGATTGGCCGTCGGTGCTCCAGCGTCTGAAGCATGAACGGCGTGTTTCCGAGATCCCGCGCGAGCGGGAGATAGACGACGGCGCCAGGCCCTTTGGCGCGCGCCAGCCACGCGCCAGTCTGAGTCGTCAGCGGCGGTGCCGACACGAGTGTCAGCGGTCGATTGAGATACTCGACGCACGCGAGCAGGATGAGGAGGATGGGGAGAAAGGAACCGGAAAAAGGAACCGGGTACCTTTTCCCCAACCCGACGGCAGCCAAAACGGCAACGCCAAACGCGACGAGGATGGCGAAGCGGGCCGGCGCCCGCACGGCGTGGAATCCAAATACCCACCGATGGAGAGCAGCATAGACAGACCGCGCTCCGTCCGGTCCCAATGACAAGAGGCCGCCGACGATGATCAGGGCGAGCATCGCCCAGACCAGTGGCTTGGCATCTCGCCGCCACCCATGCCACACGCCGAACAGGGCCAACACCAGCGCCACGACACCGACGAACAGGCCATCCTCGACCGACCGCGCCTCGGCCAGCGCCCCGGTGACGCCGTAGAGCAGGTTCGTCGGCGGCACACTTGCGTAGCTAGACGGCGTTGCAGCATGACGAGCCGCCTCGATCAGGACACGACCGAAGCCCTCACGTTGTTGGACCTGCCAGTAAGGCCGCAGAATGGGAGCAATCACGACTACGCCGACAGCACCCGCGATGAGAAGGCGCCCTACGAGGGCGCCGCGGCGACGGGCGCCGATGCTGACGAGCAGCGCAAGCGCCGCGACCGCGAGGCCCAAGGCGCCGATCACACCGTAGTAGACAGAAGAAGCCGCGTTGATCCCCGCCGTCACGCCAAGCCCGACGACGTCACGCCACCGGCGGCCCGCCATGAGGCGATGGAGAAACAGGAACGCAAGCGGCAGCACATAGGTGCCCTGCAGCGCCAAGTGAATGAGATGCGAAAAGTGATACGGCCAGAAGCCCCAGACGAGCCCAGCCATGAGCGCCCCCACCGTCGAACCGGTGATGCTTCGCGCAAAGACGTACATCGCGAGCGCGCTGCCCCACAGCGATCCGAGCAGCAGGAGGTTGTAACAGAGCACCAGGTTCTGGCCGCTCACGGCGTAGATCGGCGCAACCAAGAGCGCCTGCGGAAGCAGGTGGTCGCTGTAAGCGAGCGTCTGCGTCGCGGGGTGGAAGATGGGAGCGTCGAAGACACGGCCGTCGAGAAAGGCGATTGGGTCGCTGAAGAGGACGCTCAAATCCCAGCCGAGCACCCACAGATTGAGATACGGATCGCCCGGCCCGATCGGCGCGATGAGATGCGAGGTGAGCGAGACCGCCGCGGGCCATGTAACGACGAGCGTGATGACCAGGTAGAAGCAGGCAGGTCGTAGGACAGAGAGGAGGGTCAAGGTGAGCCGGGTGCTTCGAGCGCACGTTTCAACAGGTCGTTCACGCGCCGAGGGTTGGCCTTGCCGCCCGTCCGGCGCATCACTTGGCCGACCAGAAAGCCGAGCGCCTGCGGCTTGCCGCCGCGATACTGTGCCACGGCTGCCGGGTGCTCGGCGGTGACCTGCCGCACGACCGCGGCAATCGCTTCCTCGTCATCGATTTGCACCAACGCGTCGCGCTCCACGATGACACTCGCGCGATCGCCGGAGAGATACATCTTCTCGAAGACCTCCTTGGCGACCGAGCTGCTGATTCGGCCCCGCTCGACGAGCTGAATGAGCTCTGCAAGGGCGTCTGGCGCCACCGGGAGCTGCGCGATGTCGCGCTCATCGGCATTGAGGCGGCGCAGCACCTCTCCCATCACCCAGTTGCTTGCCGCCTTGGCCGGGGCGCTGACAGCCACGCGCTCGAAGTAGTCGGCCACCGCCATCGACTGTGTCAGCACACGCGCGTCGTACTCCGGGAGGCCGTAGCTCGACACGAATCGCCGGGCACGCTGGTCGGGCAGCTCCGGCAGGCGCGCGCGTACGCGCTCCACCCACGCGTCTGCAATCACGAGCGGCGGCAAGTCCGGCTCTGGGAAGTACCGATAATCGTGGGCTTCCTCTTTCGACCGCATCGGCTGTGTGCGTCCACTCGCCGGATCGAACAAGCGCGTCTCCTGCACGATGCGCCCGCCCGTGGCGAACGCGTCGGTCTGACGCTGCACCTCGTACTCTAGCGCTCTCTGGAGGAACTTGAACGAGTTGAGGTTCTTCACCTCGACCTTCACGCCCAGCTCACGGCTGCCAACAGGCCGCACCGATACGTTGGCGTCGCATCGCAGGCTTCCGGCCTCCATGTTGCCATCGTTCACGCCAATCGCCACCAGGATGGCCCGAAGCCTCGTGAAGAGCTCGGCCGCTGCGGAGGCGGTTGAGAGATCTGGCTCCGTAACGATCTCGATGAGGGGAACGCCTGCGCGGTTGTAGTCGAGGTAGGTGTACCGGGCGGAGTCTGCGAAGCCTTCGTGCAGCGACTTGCCGGCATCCTCCTCCAGGTGGACGCGCCGGATGCGGACCGTCTCCGATGCCTGATCGCCATCGATGGTCAACCCACCCTCAACCGCCAACGGCTCCTCATACTGCGAGATCTGGTAGCCCTTGGGAAGATCCGGGTAGAAGTAGTTCTTGCGTGCGAAGATCGAGACCGGAGACACGCGACAACCCAACGCGAGAGCCGCCTTCATGGCAGCCTCGACGGCGGCCTCGTTCAGCACGGGAAGGGCGCCTGGTAGGCCGAGGCATACCGGACAGACGTGGCTGTTCGGCGGCGCACCAAATGCCGTGCTACAGCCACAGAAGATCTTGGTGGCCGTCCTGAGCTGGGCGTGAATCTCGAGCCCAATGACGGCCTCGAGGAAGGTTCGAGGTCCGAGATTCGAGGGTTGAGGGTCGAGGGTCAAGGTGAGAGGTTAGAGGTTCAAGTGCGAGCTCGGATCGAATGCTCGTCAGAGCAGTTCACCGAACAAGCAGACACGCTCAAAGTTACACCGGGAGGCTCGAAGCTCCAACCCTTGGACCTCGAACCTCCCTCTTGTCGCTAGAGACGGGGTCCGGCGGCAACGACTGCAGGCGATACGGACGAAGCAAACGCCGAGAAGTTCTCGATGAACATACGAGCGAGCTTGATGGCGTGGCTATCGTATGCGGCCTTGTCGGCCCACGTCTCGCGGGGTGACAGGATGTCGGACGGCACGCCTGGGACGGCTGTCGGCACAGCAAGGTTGAAGATTGTATTCGTCTCGTAGGGCACGTCTTCCAGCGCACCCTGGAGCGCGGCGTGCAGCATGGCGCGAGTGTAGGCGATGGGCATGCGCCTGCCGACACCATACGGTCCGCCGCTCCATCCTGTGTTGACCAGCCACACCCGCACGCCGTGTCTGGCGATCCGCTCCCCGAGACCACGTGCGTAGGTGCCGGGACTCAACGGCAGAAACGGCGCCCCGAAGCAGGTACTGAAGGTGGCGGTCGGCTCGGTCACGCCACGCTCGGTGCCCGCAACCTTGGCGGTGTAGCCGGACAAGAACTGATAGAGGGCTGCCTCAGGCGTGAGCCGAGCAATGGGCGGCAGAACGCCAAACGCGTCGGCCGCAAGCATGACAATATTGCTGGGGTGGCTGCCGGTGCCGCTGGGGACGGCGTTGCCGACATAGCTGAGGGGATACGCGCCGCGAGTGTTCTCGGTCGTGGAGTCGTCGTCCAGGTCGATTACCCGCGTGACGGGATCAATGGCGACGTTCTCGAGCACCGTGCCGAAGCGGCGTGTCGCGCGGTAGATCTGGGGCTCTGCTTCCTCCGACAGATGGATCATCTTCGCGTAGCAACCGCCCTCGATGTTGAAGATCCCGTCGTCACTCCAGGCGTGCTCATCGTCTCCGATGAGACCGCGTTCCGGATCGCTCGACAGGGTCGTCTTACCGGTACCTGAGAGCCCGAAGAAGAGCGCGACGTCGCCTCGCTCGCCGATATTGGCCGAACAGTGCATCGGGAGCACGCCCCGCTGCGGCAGCAAGTAGTTCATGACGGTGAAGACGGATTTCTTGATCTCACCGGCATAGTTGGTGCCGCCTATCAGCACCAGCCGCTGCTCGAAGCTCACCAGGATGAACACACCGGAGTTGGTCCCGTGCGATGCCGGATCCGCCTGGAAGCTCGGTGCAGCAACGATGGTGAACTCTGGGACGAATGCTGCAAGCTCCTCCGGGTCGCCTACGGGCAAGAGGAGGTGCCGCGCGAACAGGCTGTGCCAGGCGCGCTCGGTGATGACTCGCACTCGCAGTCGATACTGCGGGTCTGCCCCACCGTAGCAGTCCTGAACGAAGAGCTCCCTGCCTTCGAGCGCGCTCATCAGATCACGCTGGACCGCGGCAAACTGATTCGGCTCGATCGGCCGGTTGACCTCACCCCACCAGATGTCGCCTTCCGAAGAGGCCTCTCGCACGATGAACTTGTCACGGGGAGAGCGGCCCGTGTGGGGCGCCGTGACGCAGACCAACTGACCGGTGTCGGCGACGAGACCTTCGCCGCGGCAGAGGGCATGCTCGAAGAGGGCGGCCGGCGGGAGGTTCCAGTGAGCGCGTGCGTGGCGGATGCCCTGCTGTTCGAGCGTTTGGCCGTGCTGAACGTCGGTGCTCATGAAGGCTCCGGGCCTCGTCTCACATGACGATACGGCATGGGTATCATGCAATGACCTTATGCTACCGGCCATGGCCCGATCCGTCAACTCTGGAAGCATGGTTCGAGCGCGGCGCGTTCGGCGAACGCGCCCTACCATCCGGGGCTCGGCCGAGCGCACCTGCCATGGTGACGTAGGAACGCCCCGCCGAGCCGTCCAGCTCGTCGCGGTATCATGCCGCGTGTCTTGCCGGCGGCTCTTGTTGCCGGCGCTCTTCGTCTTGGGCGCCGTGTCTCCCTCCCTGCTAGCGGGGTGTCGGAGTGGCCACAAGCCGCCCGTGCTGCAACCGGGGGAGCCGGCTGTGCCGCGGGGCCGCACGGCAACACTCCGCGTCCAAACTCGTCACAACGGCGCCGCGCACGTCGTGACGTTCGATCTCGAGGAGTACGTACGGCTGACGGTCGGTGCGGAGATCGTCGTCTCGACCCGCGACGCGGCGTGGGCCCAGCGTATCTACGAGGTCCAAGCCATCGTCGCGCGCACGTATGCGCTCGCCAACATCGGACGGCACGCCGAGGAGGGCTTCGACCTCTGCTCGACCACACATTGCCAGTTGCTTCCGGATCGGGCACACCCCACGCGTTCGGATGACGTGATTGCCGCCGCGGTGGAGACGACGCGTGGCCTCGTCATCGCGCACGACGGGCGGCCCATCCGCGCGCTGTTCCACGCGCACTGCGGTGGCCACACGAGCGACGCCGACCAGATCTGGCCGGGACCGGCCGTGCCATACCTGCGAGGCGTGCGCGACCCCTTCTGCTTGCGAGAACGGCCGGCTCGCTGGACCTTTCGCCTGTCATCGGCCCGGCTCACGCGCGACCTCGACGGCTCACCCCGCACTCGCGTCGACGGCCGCATCGATGGCTTTCAGGTCGTCGAGCGGGATCCGGCAGGCCGGGTCCGTATGGTGGCGCTGACCGGCCGTCGGAACGGGCTCGTGCGGGGTGAAGAGCTGCGCAGCGTCGTCATGCAGGCAGAAGGGCCCACGAGCCTTCGCAGCCCACGCTACACGGTTCGCCGCGACGGCGACACGTTCGTGTTCGATGGCCAGGGCTTCGGCCACGGTGCGGGGCTTTGCCAGACCGGCATGATGGGCCGCATCAAGGCCGGCCACACACCGAACGACGTGCTCACCTACTACTTTCACGGATCCCGAATCGTCAGACTCGATCGGCTGACGTCCTGACGCGTCCCGCTGGCCATGAATCGCCGTGATAATGTTCCTCAGCGGATCCGCTTCGCGGCGTCGCGCGATCGAAGCGTGCGTCGCCCCTCCCCTGACGTGCAGAGGACAGGACCATGAGACACGCGTATTGGACCGCTAGGCTATTCATCCTGACTATTGGCTTCGCCGCTGGCGCTGCGGACGAACGCGGAGCCGCGAGGAGCGAGGACACACCCCCTGTGGCAAAGAGGATTCCCAAGGTTCGTGACTTGCACGGTGATCGGTTCGTGGACGACTACTTCTGGCTGCGGGAGAAGTCCGACCCGGAGGTGCTCAAATACCTCGAAGCCGAGAACGCATACACGGACACGGTGATGAAACCACTCGAGGGAGTACGGGAAACGCTCTATGCGGAGATGGTCGCGCGGATCAAGGAGACCGACTTGTCGGTCCCCTACCGAGAGGGCGACTACTGGTACTACACGCGGACC is a window from the Luteitalea sp. genome containing:
- a CDS encoding DUF4147 domain-containing protein; protein product: MESAIATARLPGFDLARSTTLIAAGKAAAAMTSSYLDRAGAACTGGVVVSAHGRTPLPDRVAWVNAGHPVPTPGSVRGGHRALQLAALTPVDAQLLVLLSGGASALLAVPHLSITLDDKQAATTALLRAGAAIHDLNCVRKHLSAIKGGRLAAASAAPTFTLAISDVVGPVEDDPSVIGSGPTVPDPSTFRQALAAVAELGVGDALPPIVRLLLERGARGEVEETPKPGDRRLANGGYLVIGSRRSAMDGAQREAERCGYQVHVTEAAVTGEAREVAPDLLARALAYRAERDGPCCIISSGETTVQVRGSGKGGRNQELALALAEAVATAPRPVWLASVGTDGIDGPTDAAGAIVDPTTAVRAARLGFVPSHALEANDAYHFFERLDDLVRTGPTDTNVGDLQVALVL
- a CDS encoding DUF3108 domain-containing protein, whose translation is MTLLSVLRPACFYLVITLVVTWPAAVSLTSHLIAPIGPGDPYLNLWVLGWDLSVLFSDPIAFLDGRVFDAPIFHPATQTLAYSDHLLPQALLVAPIYAVSGQNLVLCYNLLLLGSLWGSALAMYVFARSITGSTVGALMAGLVWGFWPYHFSHLIHLALQGTYVLPLAFLFLHRLMAGRRWRDVVGLGVTAGINAASSVYYGVIGALGLAVAALALLVSIGARRRGALVGRLLIAGAVGVVVIAPILRPYWQVQQREGFGRVLIEAARHAATPSSYASVPPTNLLYGVTGALAEARSVEDGLFVGVVALVLALFGVWHGWRRDAKPLVWAMLALIIVGGLLSLGPDGARSVYAALHRWVFGFHAVRAPARFAILVAFGVAVLAAVGLGKRYPVPFSGSFLPILLILLACVEYLNRPLTLVSAPPLTTQTGAWLARAKGPGAVVYLPLARDLGNTPFMLQTLEHRRPIVNGYSGQRPMFYSALSDALAGFPSSDALWTLDELDVRFVVTNRAVDTTAWPLVERARVRDPTLGPETRIYELAESSELEARLGPAAVPPPPPAGPIPFEVGERATYRVLWVSAGTSLPAGRATFEVQPGGTPAQTPGVQPLAGGAHYRFVVTAATAPWVARFFEARDQFATWTDGALFPLLHERHLREGRRTVDLLIHYEREKQTATMLRPRAGGVEREMSFRVAKDVRDPLAVFFYVRTLELASGQRVRVPITDMGRTMVLEVLGRRVESVNVQGKQVEALRIEAGLQRRVETRQPPEIRVWLSGDARRLPILAEVRAGFGALRLELDNYARTESNR
- the gatB gene encoding Asp-tRNA(Asn)/Glu-tRNA(Gln) amidotransferase subunit GatB, with the protein product MTLDPQPSNLGPRTFLEAVIGLEIHAQLRTATKIFCGCSTAFGAPPNSHVCPVCLGLPGALPVLNEAAVEAAMKAALALGCRVSPVSIFARKNYFYPDLPKGYQISQYEEPLAVEGGLTIDGDQASETVRIRRVHLEEDAGKSLHEGFADSARYTYLDYNRAGVPLIEIVTEPDLSTASAAAELFTRLRAILVAIGVNDGNMEAGSLRCDANVSVRPVGSRELGVKVEVKNLNSFKFLQRALEYEVQRQTDAFATGGRIVQETRLFDPASGRTQPMRSKEEAHDYRYFPEPDLPPLVIADAWVERVRARLPELPDQRARRFVSSYGLPEYDARVLTQSMAVADYFERVAVSAPAKAASNWVMGEVLRRLNADERDIAQLPVAPDALAELIQLVERGRISSSVAKEVFEKMYLSGDRASVIVERDALVQIDDEEAIAAVVRQVTAEHPAAVAQYRGGKPQALGFLVGQVMRRTGGKANPRRVNDLLKRALEAPGSP
- a CDS encoding phosphoenolpyruvate carboxykinase, whose product is MSTDVQHGQTLEQQGIRHARAHWNLPPAALFEHALCRGEGLVADTGQLVCVTAPHTGRSPRDKFIVREASSEGDIWWGEVNRPIEPNQFAAVQRDLMSALEGRELFVQDCYGGADPQYRLRVRVITERAWHSLFARHLLLPVGDPEELAAFVPEFTIVAAPSFQADPASHGTNSGVFILVSFEQRLVLIGGTNYAGEIKKSVFTVMNYLLPQRGVLPMHCSANIGERGDVALFFGLSGTGKTTLSSDPERGLIGDDEHAWSDDGIFNIEGGCYAKMIHLSEEAEPQIYRATRRFGTVLENVAIDPVTRVIDLDDDSTTENTRGAYPLSYVGNAVPSGTGSHPSNIVMLAADAFGVLPPIARLTPEAALYQFLSGYTAKVAGTERGVTEPTATFSTCFGAPFLPLSPGTYARGLGERIARHGVRVWLVNTGWSGGPYGVGRRMPIAYTRAMLHAALQGALEDVPYETNTIFNLAVPTAVPGVPSDILSPRETWADKAAYDSHAIKLARMFIENFSAFASSVSPAVVAAGPRL
- a CDS encoding SpoIID/LytB domain-containing protein; translated protein: MKAPGLVSHDDTAWVSCNDLMLPAMARSVNSGSMVRARRVRRTRPTIRGSAERTCHGDVGTPRRAVQLVAVSCRVSCRRLLLPALFVLGAVSPSLLAGCRSGHKPPVLQPGEPAVPRGRTATLRVQTRHNGAAHVVTFDLEEYVRLTVGAEIVVSTRDAAWAQRIYEVQAIVARTYALANIGRHAEEGFDLCSTTHCQLLPDRAHPTRSDDVIAAAVETTRGLVIAHDGRPIRALFHAHCGGHTSDADQIWPGPAVPYLRGVRDPFCLRERPARWTFRLSSARLTRDLDGSPRTRVDGRIDGFQVVERDPAGRVRMVALTGRRNGLVRGEELRSVVMQAEGPTSLRSPRYTVRRDGDTFVFDGQGFGHGAGLCQTGMMGRIKAGHTPNDVLTYYFHGSRIVRLDRLTS